A window of the Sabethes cyaneus chromosome 1, idSabCyanKW18_F2, whole genome shotgun sequence genome harbors these coding sequences:
- the LOC128745504 gene encoding uncharacterized protein K02A2.6-like, whose protein sequence is MATANPEFMEALSAMIAQALRASIGSAVAAHAQQVPVGDAAAPSPKAPPFTVQEYRSSEGTTVADYFNRFEWALQLSGIPEAQHANFARVHMGADLNNALKFLISPRDPAEVPYADLRTTLVNHFDRIRNKFVESVKFRSIVQQKGETIAQFALRLKQGAAYCEYDQFLDRMLIEQFLHGLEARDVCDEIIAKNPDTFNAAYTIAHSLEATRNTTREINTSTPPPAYPEATNKLGYEKPRTRKSPQSRQRLPLFQQRTQAHPNIAGESRPCNGCGGQHLRNQCRFRNVWCNACGKKGHIAKVCRSEKSQNSSTDLVESQETPTSEADFVQSLHQVLNVSSTGKKLIDVEIDGRRLQMELDTGAPCGIIGETQLRIIKPKFSLLSTNRQFSSYTGHRIQCLGRLPVQVSIGSTSRRLNLYVVAGKSDSLFGREWIVHFAKQINLNRMFSADQSVNSLTSTELTPDQAAHLSQLLDNFDSIFSDIPGKLEGPPAKVHLKPGTSPVFARARDVPLALRDRYAAEIDKKLASGFYEKVDYSEWASPTHIVMKRNGSIRITGNYKPTVNPSMIIDEHPIPKIETIFNKMKGAALFCHLDVTDAYTHLPVDDEFRHVLTLNTSTHGLIRPSRAVYGAANIPAIWQRRMESILQGLDHVVSFYDDVIVFAKNFDELLLALTATMDRMKQNGLRLNRTKCIFATSSLECLGHRIDRHGLHKSDKHVEAIRDAPRSTTPEELQLFLGKATYYSAFIPYLSSRARSLRDMLLTDPFEWTPEADRAYQDLKRVLVSPQVLMQYDPSLPLILATDASKTGLGAVLSHRLSNGMERPIAYASCTMSATEQRYPQIDKEALAIVWAVKKFFHYLYARKFTLITDHKPLTQILHPEKSLPTLCISRMANYADYLAHFNFDVVYKPTSQNTNADYCSRIPSQTVQSDVNRLSLHEGRNNEDEFEQFSLHQIQQLPVRAEHIARESRKDTNLGRIIQELELGRNLMQLGYKAPEAKYTLVANCLLFEHRVVIPPTLRQTILNDLHVGHIGIVKMKGLARSFVYWPGIDADIENTARSCTECAQHASAPPKFNTHHWEYPNGPWERIHVDYAGPVAGSMLLIVVDAYSKWVEVKITNSTTTAATISLLDGLFAAYGAPITVVSDNGPQFTAEEFKSFLQRSGVKYHKLSAPYHPATNGQAERYVQTVKNALKSMGSTSNTLQANTNEFLQQYRKVPHSETGESPAKLFLGRNIRTRLDLVRPQDVSTKIAEKQRATFDSSFRSFTPGQHVYCLSGNPRMDKWIPGIVSSRQGDLHYDIVYEGKHLKRHVDQIRRFHDNECSQQCTQSPSESSSNRTLQFPPNGTGEASRRTHFYRDIVTSPQFDRESSSSSESSSEGSDTPNGRFLTPNSSPGRSIEGSPPVLRRSERQSRPPRRYSP, encoded by the coding sequence ATGGCTACCGCAAATCCCGAGTTTATGGAGGCTCTGTCCGCAATGATTGCACAAGCCCTCCGCGCATCGATTGGAAGTGCCGTCGCCGCACACGCTCAACAGGTTCCGGTAGGAGACGCTGCTGCTCCATCACCGAAAGCTCCTCCGTTCACAGTACAGGAGTACCGGTCATCAGAAGGAACGACCGTCGCTGATTATTTCAACCGTTTCGAATGGGCCCTACAGCTGAGTGGCATCCCGGAAGCCCAACACGCAAATTTTGCCCGTGTCCACATGGGGGCTGACTTGAATAACGCCCTGAAGTTTCTCATCTCTCCCCGCGATCCAGCAGAAGTTCCCTACGCAGATCTACGCACGACACTTGTCAACCACTTCGACCGGATACGGAATAAGTTCGTCGAGAGCGTCAAATTCAGGAGCATCGTTCAGCAAAAGGGCGAAACCATCGCACAGTTTGCCCTCCGGCTGAAGCAGGGTGCTGCCTACTGCGAATACGACCAGTTTCTAGACAGAATGCTCATTGAACAGTTCCTGCATGGGCTCGAAGCAAGAGACGTATGCGACGAGATCATCGCAAAAAACCCGGATACTTTCAACGCTGCGTACACCATCGCGCACTCCTTGGAAGCGACCCGGAACACGACCCGAGAGATCAATACTAGCACACCACCGCCAGCGTACCCCGAAGCTACCAACAAACTTGGCTACGAGAAGCCGAGAACAAGGAAGTCGCCTCAATCTCGTCAGCGATTGCCACTCTTCCAACAACGAACGCAAGCTCACCCGAACATTGCTGGTGAATCCCGTCCCTGCAACGGCTGTGGCGGACAGCATCTGAGAAATCAATGTCGGTTCCGCAACGTCTGGTGTAACGCCTGCGGCAAGAAAGGTCACATAGCCAAAGTCTGCCGATCCGAGAAATCTCAGAATTCTTCTACTGATCTGGTGGAGTCCCAAGAAACGCCGACTTCCGAAGCCGACTTCGTGCAGTCCCTCCATCAAGTGCTCAACGTCTCATCCACCGGAAAGAAACTCATCGATGTCGAGATCGATGGCCGCCGCCTGCAAATGGAGCTGGACACCGGAGCGCCGTGTGGAATAATAGGAGAAACACAGCTTCGAATCATCAAGCCGAAGTTTTCGCTGCTGTCAACGAATCGGCAATTCTCCAGTTACACTGGACATCGCATCCAGTGCCTTGGTCGTCTCCCTGTGCAAGTATCCATCGGATCTACATCGCGCAGACTAAACTTGTACGTCGTGGCCGGAAAATCCGATTCTCTTTTCGGGCGCGAATGGATTGTTCATTTTGCTAAACAGATCAATTTGAACAGAATGTTCTCTGCAGATCAGTCCGTCAACTCACTCACGAGCACTGAACTTACTCCAGATCAAGCAGCTCACTTGTCGCAGCTTTTGGACAACTTCGACAGTATCTTCAGCGACATCCCTGGAAAGCTCGAAGGACCACCTGCGAAAGTGCACCTGAAACCAGGGACATCCCCGGTTTTCGCGAGGGCTAGAGACGTGCCTCTTGCGCTGCGTGATCGGTATGCAGCCGAGATAGATAAGAAACTAGCCTCCGGATTCTACGAGAAAGTTGACTACTCCGAGTGGGCATCGCCAACCCACATCGTCATGAAAAGGAACGGAAGTATTCGGATTACCGGTAACTATAAACCGACCGTCAACCCAAGTATGATTATCGATGAACATCCGATACCGAAAATCgaaacgatcttcaacaaaatgAAAGGAGCCGCCTTGTTTTGCCACTTGGACGTAACGGACGCCTACACTCATCTCCCAGTCGACGATGAGTTCCGTCATGTGCTCACTCTCAACACTTCAACGCACGGGCTCATTCGTCCCTCAAGAGCCGTATATGGGGCTGCCAACATCCCGGCAATTTGGCAGCGACGCATGGAATCCATTCTTCAAGGACTGGATCACGTTGTCAGCTTCTACGACGACGTCATCGTATTCGCTAAGAACTTCGACGAGCTCCTGCTAGCTCTTACCGCAACGATGGACAGGATGAAACAAAATGGTCTACGACTCAACCGTACGAAATGCATCTTCGCCACGTCATCGCTCGAATGCCTAGGTCATCGGATCGACCGCCACGGCTTGCACAAATCGGATAAGCACGTTGAAGCTATACGTGACGCACCACGTTCGACCACTCCGGAGGAATTACAGCTATTCCTAGGTAAGGCAACCTACTATAGTGCGTTCATTCCCTATCTTTCTTCAAGGGCTAGAAGTTTACGCGACATGTTGCTAACCGATCCATTCGAATGGACACCCGAAGCAGACAGGGCCTATCAAGACTTAAAGCGGGTTCTGGTCTCACCCCAAGTGTTAATGCAATATGACCCTTCTCTACCGCTAATTCTAGCAACGGACGCAAGCAAAACTGGTCTTGGTGCCGTTCTCTCACACCGTTTGAGCAATGGCATGGAGCGACCGATAGCATACGCCAGTTGTACAATGTCCGCCACCGAACAACGGTACCCACAAATCGACAAAGAAGCTCTCGCCATCGTTTGGGCGGTAAAGAAATTCTTCCACTACCTATACGCGCGTAAGTTCACGCTGATTACGGATCATAAGCCGCTTACGCAAATCCTCCATCCAGAAAAATCACTCCCTACGCTGTGTATTAGTCGAATGGCAAACTACGCCGATTACCTGGCTCACTTCAATTTCGACGTGGTCTACAAACCAACCAGTCAAAATACGAATGCCGACTACTGCTCCAGAATCCCAAGCCAAACGGTACAATCTGATGTCAATCGCTTGTCTCTCCACGAGGGAAGAAATAACGAAGACGAGTTTGAACAGTTTTCCTTGCATCAGATTCAGCAACTGCCAGTGCGAGCGGAACACATTGCACGTGAGTCACGAAAGGACACGAACCTTGGAAGGATCATTCAAGAACTGGAATTGGGACGAAATTTAATGCAGCTGGGTTACAAGGCACCGGAAGCAAAATACACCCTAGTTGCTAACTGTCTACTCTTTGAGCACCGTGTTGTCATACCACCTACTCTTCGGCAAACGATCTTGAACGACCTTCACGTGGGACACATTGGAATCGTCAAAATGAAGGGATTGGCACGTTCTTTCGTATACTGGCCAGGGATAGACGCCGACATCGAAAACACGGCAAGATCCTGTACGGAATGTGCACAACATGCATCAGCACCACCGAAATTCAACACACATCATTGGGAGTACCCGAACGGTCCATGGGAGCGAATACACGTCGACTACGCTGGCCCAGTGGCAGGTTCGATGCTGCTAATCGTCGTCGACGCATATAGCAAGTGGGTCGAAGTTAAAATCACCAACTCAACTACAACTGCTGCCACGATCAGTCTTCTCGATGGATTGTTTGCCGCCTACGGAGCACCAATAACAGTTGTATCGGACAACGGTCCTCAATTTACTGCCGAGGAATTCAAATCGTTTCTCCAGCGTAGCGGAGTAAAGTACCACAAGCTCTCTGCGCCCTACCATCCCGCAACAAACGGACAAGCCGAGCGCTACGTCCAGACTGTAAAAAATGCACTTAAGTCGATGGGATCAACCAGCAATACTCTGCAAGCCAACACCAACGAATTCCTGCAGCAGTATCGAAAAGTTCCTCATTCCGAAACCGGAGAATCACCAGCAAAGTTATTTCTTGGTCGAAACATCCGAACCCGGTTGGATCTCGTCAGACCACAGGATGTCAGCACGAAGATAGCGGAAAAACAACGAGCAACGTTTGACTCGTCGTTTCGTTCCTTCACACCGGGACAACACGTCTACTGCCTGTCGGGAAATCCTCGAATGGACAAGTGGATCCCAGGAATTGTATCTTCTCGTCAGGGAGATCTCCACTACGACATTGTTTACGAAGGAAAACATCTAAAACGTCATGTTGATCAAATTCGACGTTTCCACGACAACGAGTGCAGCCAGCAGTGCACCCAGTCTCCAAGTGAATCAAGCTCGAATAGAACCCTACAATTTCCACCGAATGGAACAGGTGAGGCATCTCGTCGTACACATTTTTATCGAGATATCGTGACGTCACCGCAATTCGACCGAGAATCAAGTTCATCGTCAGAATCGTCGTCTGAGGGATCCGACACACCAAATGGACGGTTCTTAACACCGAATAGCAGTCCAGGCCGGTCAATCGAAGGCTCACCACCAGTATTGCGTCGTTCGGAAAGACAAAGTCGTCCACCGCGTCGATATTCTCCATag